One Schlesneria paludicola DSM 18645 DNA segment encodes these proteins:
- a CDS encoding SCO family protein produces MPTSCRPMPMTFGWRLVWILSVLALGLASSWSQRVCAETYDNQLPAELAGMGVTEHLSERIPLEAEFRDESGKVVKLAQYFASGRPVILSFNYSNCPMLCSLQLSGLVTGLKEVELTCGKDYEFVSISIDPHEQPMRAAQTRQRYYQMYGRQGSGNGWHFLVGSQKAITDLTEAIGVTYRYLPEKKEYVHPAVCVAMTPEGRLSRYLYGVTFDPQTLRLALVESSAGKIGTTLDQILLFCFHYDNTAGRYSMSARRLMTVAGLFTTVVLASVLGRMFWKESRLRRRLKNDLLGHPVATGVLPMFAKVDQDPSLKPVR; encoded by the coding sequence ATGCCAACTAGTTGTCGCCCAATGCCGATGACCTTCGGCTGGCGGCTGGTTTGGATTCTCTCTGTGCTGGCCCTCGGCTTGGCCAGTTCGTGGTCGCAGAGGGTCTGCGCGGAAACGTATGACAATCAATTGCCGGCCGAATTGGCTGGCATGGGTGTCACGGAACATCTGTCGGAGCGGATTCCGCTTGAGGCCGAGTTTCGAGATGAGTCGGGAAAAGTGGTCAAGTTGGCGCAATATTTCGCCTCGGGCCGCCCGGTCATCTTGTCGTTTAACTATTCGAATTGTCCGATGCTTTGCAGCCTGCAACTTTCGGGGCTGGTCACAGGATTGAAAGAGGTCGAACTGACCTGCGGCAAGGATTACGAGTTCGTGTCGATCAGCATTGATCCTCACGAACAGCCGATGCGTGCGGCCCAGACGCGTCAGCGGTACTACCAGATGTATGGTCGGCAAGGTTCAGGCAACGGTTGGCATTTTCTGGTGGGATCGCAGAAGGCGATTACCGATTTGACCGAAGCGATCGGTGTGACGTACCGCTATTTGCCCGAGAAAAAAGAATATGTGCATCCTGCGGTTTGTGTGGCGATGACGCCTGAAGGACGTTTGTCGCGATATTTGTATGGCGTGACGTTCGATCCCCAGACCTTGCGGCTTGCCCTGGTGGAATCGAGTGCAGGAAAGATTGGAACGACGCTCGATCAAATCCTGTTGTTTTGTTTTCACTACGACAATACGGCAGGACGCTATTCGATGTCCGCACGTCGCTTGATGACGGTGGCGGGGCTCTTCACGACGGTCGTCCTGGCCAGCGTGTTGGGACGAATGTTCTGGAAAGAATCACGACTTCGGCGTCGTCTGAAGAATGACTTGCTGGGGCACCCTGTTGCCACGGGCGTCCTGCCGATGTTTGCCAAAGTGGACCAAGATCCTTCGCTGAAACCAGTGCGCTAA
- a CDS encoding cytochrome c oxidase subunit I: MSTAPNKTAVCESSTSDPSANYLNCSRGFWSWAATVDHKRIAVMYLISVLGAFLVGGVLALVLRTELWTPGRTIMDHDTYNHTFTLHGAVMTFLFIIPSIPAALGNFLLPIMIGAKDVAFPRMNLASYYLWLIGAVFLLAAILLGGLDTGWTFYTPYSTTTNSSVITASLGVFILGFSSIFTGLNFIVTMHTMRPAWMSWFRLPLFLWAIYATSIIQVLATPVLGITLMLLIAERALGIGIFDPKLGGDPVLFQHFFWFYSHPAVYIMILPAMGVVSELIAVFSRKAIFGYKLIAYSSIAIALLGFLVWGHHMFTSGQSRISAIIFSGLTFSVSIPSAIKIFNWLGTMYRGSILLATPMCYALSFMFLFTIGGLTGLFLGALAVDVHLHDTYFVVAHFHYVMMGGTLVAFLGGLFYWWPKMFGKMYSEFWGRIGCFGVFAAFNLTFFPQFIMGARGMPRRYYNYHPQFQFYHQMSTVGSFLLGFSLCIVAGVLIHSLLRGKKAPANPWGASSLEWQAASPPTMHNFDHATVEVDPYDFDAQIYDPALGGYRLREIPPVKRSVPHHTPEPAGV; this comes from the coding sequence ATGTCCACCGCACCAAATAAGACTGCTGTGTGCGAGTCATCCACTAGCGATCCGTCCGCGAACTATTTGAATTGTTCTCGCGGATTCTGGTCGTGGGCGGCGACCGTTGATCATAAACGTATTGCCGTGATGTACCTGATCTCGGTGCTGGGCGCCTTCCTGGTGGGTGGCGTCCTGGCGCTGGTGCTCCGCACGGAATTGTGGACGCCTGGCCGGACGATCATGGATCATGATACGTACAACCACACGTTCACCCTGCACGGCGCGGTGATGACGTTTCTGTTCATCATCCCCAGCATTCCCGCGGCACTCGGCAATTTTCTGTTGCCGATCATGATTGGCGCGAAAGACGTGGCGTTCCCACGAATGAACCTGGCAAGCTACTACTTGTGGCTGATCGGAGCCGTCTTCCTGCTGGCGGCAATTCTGCTCGGCGGACTGGATACGGGATGGACGTTCTATACACCGTACAGCACGACCACGAATTCCAGTGTGATCACGGCCAGTCTGGGGGTGTTCATCCTGGGGTTCAGTTCGATCTTTACGGGTTTGAACTTCATCGTGACGATGCACACGATGCGTCCAGCATGGATGAGCTGGTTCCGGCTGCCGCTGTTTCTGTGGGCGATCTATGCCACGTCGATCATTCAAGTTCTCGCGACCCCAGTGCTCGGCATTACGTTGATGCTCTTGATCGCCGAACGTGCTCTGGGAATCGGGATTTTCGATCCAAAGCTGGGTGGTGACCCGGTCCTGTTCCAGCACTTCTTCTGGTTTTATTCGCACCCGGCCGTGTACATCATGATTCTGCCGGCGATGGGGGTTGTCAGCGAGTTGATCGCTGTGTTCAGCCGCAAGGCGATCTTCGGTTACAAACTGATTGCGTACAGTAGTATCGCCATCGCTCTGTTGGGGTTCCTGGTCTGGGGACACCACATGTTTACGAGCGGTCAATCACGCATCTCGGCGATTATCTTCAGCGGACTGACATTCAGTGTTTCGATTCCATCGGCCATCAAGATTTTCAACTGGCTGGGGACGATGTACCGCGGTTCGATTCTGCTCGCGACGCCCATGTGCTATGCACTGAGCTTCATGTTCCTGTTTACGATCGGGGGATTGACGGGGTTGTTCCTGGGTGCCCTCGCGGTGGACGTGCATCTGCATGACACTTATTTCGTGGTGGCTCACTTCCATTACGTGATGATGGGGGGCACGCTGGTTGCCTTCCTGGGCGGTCTGTTCTACTGGTGGCCAAAGATGTTCGGGAAGATGTACAGCGAATTCTGGGGCCGCATCGGCTGCTTCGGTGTGTTCGCCGCGTTCAATCTGACGTTCTTTCCACAGTTCATCATGGGTGCCCGTGGGATGCCCCGTCGGTACTACAACTATCATCCGCAGTTCCAGTTCTATCACCAGATGTCGACCGTGGGGTCGTTCTTGCTGGGATTCTCACTGTGTATCGTGGCGGGCGTGCTGATTCATTCCTTGCTGCGAGGCAAGAAGGCGCCAGCGAATCCCTGGGGCGCATCCTCGCTGGAATGGCAAGCCGCTTCCCCGCCGACCATGCACAACTTCGATCACGCGACCGTCGAAGTCGATCCTTATGATTTCGATGCGCAGATTTATGATCCGGCTCTCGGCGGTTATCGATTGCGCGAAATCCCGCCTGTGAAGCGTTCCGTTCCTCATCATACTCCCGAACCCGCTGGCGTCTGA
- a CDS encoding quinol:electron acceptor oxidoreductase subunit ActD: protein MTTATVAPEIESPSGAPASAEIESPKLAAVIAEFPSAAAVTEAARKIRAAGVSGWDVHSPFPIHGIDDVIGIRPTRLPWITLCAGATGICVALLMQWWMNAVDYPFWISGKPFFGLPAAVPVAFELMILFAAISTLLSMLLLNGLPRFSNPLFSSDRFLRATSDRFFICFAACDPTFDREKVQKLLTECHATGVDECFAPPASDKQWPSGIRAGLAVVFVLALIPPVLIAQKRATTTTEPRFHAVPDMDFQPKFKPQRASTLFADGRAMRPQPAGTIARGDLRADSRLYKGLESPEGQRALAESPRTPGSQAVTRFVSADASESNRLVAQADPAAAPAGPADPLDSQPWVKTFPVPMTAKTMKRGQERYNIYCAACHGLGGDGDGLVTRRALELEQGTWIKPTTFHSDNLRNQPIGRVFHSITNGVRKMPKYGDLIPVEDRWAIVLYVRALQQSRHADVKDVPSDLVPQLRDLPKE from the coding sequence ATGACGACCGCGACTGTTGCACCTGAGATTGAAAGTCCAAGCGGCGCCCCGGCTTCGGCCGAGATTGAGTCGCCGAAGCTGGCTGCCGTCATCGCTGAGTTTCCTTCAGCGGCGGCGGTGACTGAAGCCGCGCGGAAGATTCGCGCCGCGGGCGTGTCCGGTTGGGACGTTCACAGCCCGTTCCCCATTCACGGGATCGACGACGTCATCGGCATTCGCCCCACTCGATTGCCGTGGATCACGTTGTGCGCCGGTGCGACCGGGATCTGTGTGGCGCTGCTGATGCAGTGGTGGATGAATGCGGTCGACTATCCTTTCTGGATCAGCGGTAAGCCGTTTTTCGGTCTCCCGGCTGCGGTTCCCGTTGCGTTCGAATTGATGATTCTGTTCGCTGCGATCAGCACGCTGCTCAGCATGTTGTTGTTGAACGGTTTGCCTCGATTCTCGAATCCTCTGTTCTCGTCGGATCGATTCCTGCGAGCCACTAGCGATCGCTTTTTCATTTGCTTTGCCGCGTGTGATCCGACGTTCGATCGCGAAAAGGTTCAGAAGCTGCTGACCGAGTGTCATGCAACAGGTGTCGACGAGTGCTTTGCACCACCCGCTTCTGACAAGCAATGGCCGAGTGGGATTCGTGCCGGGTTGGCCGTGGTGTTTGTGCTCGCGTTGATTCCGCCCGTGCTGATCGCACAAAAGCGAGCAACGACGACGACGGAACCACGTTTCCACGCGGTTCCGGATATGGATTTCCAGCCGAAGTTTAAGCCACAGCGAGCGAGTACCTTGTTCGCGGACGGACGCGCCATGCGACCGCAGCCCGCTGGAACGATTGCTCGCGGTGATTTGCGTGCCGACAGTCGGTTGTACAAGGGCCTTGAAAGTCCCGAAGGGCAGCGTGCTCTGGCAGAGTCGCCTCGGACGCCGGGTTCACAAGCTGTGACCCGATTTGTTTCCGCCGATGCGTCGGAATCCAATCGTCTGGTTGCTCAAGCCGATCCCGCGGCAGCTCCCGCCGGTCCTGCTGATCCACTCGATTCACAGCCTTGGGTGAAGACCTTCCCCGTGCCGATGACTGCCAAGACCATGAAGCGTGGGCAGGAGCGATACAACATCTACTGTGCGGCCTGTCACGGTTTGGGCGGCGATGGGGACGGACTTGTCACACGTCGGGCACTTGAACTTGAACAAGGCACGTGGATCAAGCCGACGACGTTCCATTCTGACAACCTTCGTAACCAGCCGATCGGACGAGTGTTTCACTCGATCACGAACGGTGTCCGCAAAATGCCAAAATATGGAGATCTGATTCCTGTGGAAGATCGCTGGGCGATCGTGCTGTACGTGCGAGCGTTGCAGCAGTCGAGACATGCCGACGTGAAAGATGTTCCGTCGGACCTCGTTCCCCAATTGCGCGATCTGCCTAAGGAGTAA
- a CDS encoding cytochrome C oxidase subunit IV family protein, whose protein sequence is MSHTPAATSPAAEHHHAEHHSHAMPLSILIPTFVALIVLTIVTVTASKLSLGAAEIWVAMGIATVKAALVALYFMHLRYDKPFNAMLILFSLVFAAVFVGLALVDSQAYQPEIGAYDLQNPPVDAAPAAAEQPAATTAPAADAAHK, encoded by the coding sequence ATGTCGCACACTCCTGCCGCCACTTCACCTGCTGCTGAACATCATCACGCCGAGCATCACTCGCACGCGATGCCGCTGAGCATTCTGATTCCGACGTTCGTCGCGTTGATCGTGCTGACGATTGTGACCGTCACGGCTTCGAAGCTGTCTTTGGGGGCGGCGGAAATCTGGGTCGCGATGGGAATCGCGACCGTCAAGGCGGCCCTGGTCGCGCTGTACTTCATGCACTTGCGGTACGACAAACCGTTCAATGCGATGCTGATTCTGTTTTCGCTCGTGTTCGCGGCGGTCTTCGTCGGCTTGGCGCTGGTGGATTCGCAGGCATATCAACCCGAGATCGGAGCCTACGATCTCCAAAATCCGCCAGTCGATGCGGCACCAGCCGCCGCTGAGCAACCAGCTGCTACGACCGCCCCAGCAGCAGACGCTGCGCATAAGTAA
- a CDS encoding cytochrome c oxidase subunit 3 family protein, translating to MSTVPLPTTAADPTIPLPVSSGHHHAAHGSGDSHDHHDHPKFLAHHFESAEQQFDSGKLGMWLFLVTEIMFFSGLFCAYAVYRSAHPEIFVYAHKFLDTNLGAINTVVLLVSSLTMALAVRAAQLGQRSALIINLVLTLACAGGFLGIKYVEYSHKWHSGLLWARDFHPHLEHGDGAHGSEHADSHAAGGHEQPDPALAPRNAGIFFSIYFCLTGLHGIHILAGMGAIIWILVRSIRGDFTPEYYGPVDFVGLYWHLVDLVWIYLFPLLYLIH from the coding sequence ATGTCGACCGTACCTTTGCCCACGACCGCCGCTGATCCGACGATTCCCCTGCCGGTTTCGTCTGGACATCACCATGCCGCACATGGCTCGGGGGATTCACACGACCATCACGATCATCCCAAATTTCTGGCTCATCATTTCGAATCTGCTGAACAGCAATTCGATTCGGGCAAGCTGGGAATGTGGTTGTTTCTGGTCACGGAAATCATGTTCTTCAGCGGGCTGTTCTGTGCGTACGCCGTGTACCGGTCGGCTCACCCCGAGATCTTCGTGTATGCCCACAAATTTCTCGACACGAACCTGGGGGCGATCAACACGGTTGTGTTGCTGGTCAGCAGTCTGACGATGGCGCTGGCTGTTCGAGCCGCTCAGCTTGGACAACGAAGCGCGCTGATCATCAACCTGGTGTTGACGCTGGCCTGTGCCGGGGGCTTTCTGGGCATCAAGTACGTTGAGTATTCGCATAAGTGGCATTCCGGTCTGTTGTGGGCTCGTGATTTTCATCCGCATCTGGAACATGGCGATGGTGCACATGGTTCCGAGCATGCGGATTCGCACGCAGCGGGTGGACACGAACAGCCTGATCCCGCGTTGGCACCACGAAATGCCGGGATTTTCTTCAGCATCTACTTCTGCCTGACCGGGCTGCACGGAATTCATATTCTGGCCGGAATGGGGGCCATCATCTGGATTCTGGTTCGGTCGATTCGAGGTGACTTTACGCCCGAATACTATGGTCCAGTCGATTTCGTCGGCCTGTATTGGCACTTGGTCGACTTGGTGTGGATCTATCTGTTTCCGCTGCTGTACCTCATTCACTAA
- the coxB gene encoding cytochrome c oxidase subunit II codes for MNFMTLAADVATDGGSFWFPAPSSTIAGEIDSLFNFILSLSAFFFVLIVGLMLIFVIKYRRRPGYVQGSAPDHNDTLEIVWSVIPALLSVLIFYRGFVGYLDARTPPAETYEIKVNAKKWSWAFQYPNGYIDNDLHLPVNRAIKLTMTSEDVIHSLFIPAFRTKMDIVPGRYTTMWFNPTREGEFPLLCAEYCGTKHSDMLANVVVHPSGEFERWLEQASNLLATLPPVEAGKILYTRRGCVQCHTLDGTAKVGPSFKASFGTKQSLADGTSVEIEENYIRESILDPLKKVRAGFRPVMPSYKGQLKDPEIDAIIEFIKSLK; via the coding sequence ATGAATTTCATGACCCTGGCCGCCGATGTCGCAACTGACGGGGGATCGTTCTGGTTCCCGGCGCCGAGTTCCACGATCGCCGGCGAAATCGACAGTCTGTTTAATTTCATTCTGTCGCTGTCCGCGTTCTTTTTCGTGTTGATCGTCGGGCTGATGCTGATCTTCGTGATCAAGTATCGCCGTCGTCCGGGGTACGTGCAGGGCTCGGCGCCCGACCATAACGACACCCTGGAAATCGTGTGGTCGGTCATTCCCGCCCTGCTGTCGGTCCTGATCTTTTACCGGGGATTCGTCGGTTATCTAGATGCCCGCACGCCGCCTGCCGAGACGTACGAAATCAAGGTTAATGCCAAGAAGTGGTCGTGGGCGTTCCAGTACCCCAATGGCTATATCGACAACGATCTGCACTTGCCGGTGAATCGCGCGATCAAGTTGACGATGACTTCGGAAGACGTGATCCACAGCCTGTTCATCCCTGCGTTCCGCACGAAGATGGACATCGTTCCCGGCCGGTATACGACGATGTGGTTCAATCCGACGCGTGAGGGCGAATTCCCACTGCTGTGCGCCGAGTACTGCGGCACGAAGCATTCCGACATGCTCGCCAACGTTGTCGTTCATCCCTCGGGTGAATTCGAACGCTGGCTGGAGCAGGCCTCGAACCTGCTGGCCACGTTGCCGCCCGTCGAAGCTGGAAAGATCCTGTACACACGGCGGGGCTGCGTGCAGTGCCACACTCTAGATGGAACCGCCAAGGTCGGCCCTTCGTTCAAGGCGTCATTCGGCACCAAGCAGTCGCTGGCGGACGGGACGTCCGTTGAGATTGAAGAGAACTATATCCGCGAATCGATCCTCGACCCATTGAAGAAGGTCCGCGCGGGATTCCGGCCTGTGATGCCGTCATACAAAGGCCAACTCAAAGATCCCGAAATCGACGCGATCATTGAATTCATCAAGAGTCTGAAGTGA
- a CDS encoding TAT-variant-translocated molybdopterin oxidoreductase, with amino-acid sequence MTALVNADEKTYWRSLGELAATPEFTEFLHREFPVAASEFPQSMSRRRWLQLMGASLAMAGISGCWQKETLAPFAARPENRIPGVPQRFATSLEMSGYARPVIVTAYDGRPIKIEGHVDHPASMGGTDSFTQAALLHLYDPDRSRDPQQYEGSEWFTRTWDDFVEYSKGVMTSARATGGKGVRVIAEHSSSPSRLRLAQQFAKLLPEAKWYEHESVSRVNERQGGKLAFGQNVRPIYDLSKADVILALDSDLFDFHPNAVSLIRKWSERRVPEAGPMNRVYAVESQFSTLGVAADHRLPIRSCDIAHFLATLQESITAQASAEKAPVIDHSHEEATTKFIRVLASDLIAHRGKSVIVAGPSQSPEVIAAIYRLNAQLGNLGETVTFLAEPESTAVDTIDPLATLAEEMERGDVETLIVLGGNPAYESASFATAMAKVKHRVRLGAYVDETSQASNWHLPRAHQMEVWGDGYSYDGILTIRQPLIDPIFSSRSDEQLLALLNTDEQPSTEAITRATLESMLATAGLEDNWRTLVHDGFLSDKGLTKVTPTVVATAGTVAVPQASAGLEVVFCPSNSTYDGRFANNGWLQETPAPLTKMTWQNAAIIAPATSKELKINTGDVVRVTVRGKNLDLPAYVLPGQAKNSIGLALGYGRTAAGHVGGDTAKNIAPVGANVSTLRARSTTTIDRDVKLVTTGKHVTLAITQDHHAIDKVGLSEIAGRIGELVREGTEKQFADHPDFAQHVVHHPPLESLWEERSAEGHAWGMSIDLSRCIGCNACMVACQSENNVPIVGPEQVSKGREMHWIRVDRYFAGDIDSPQVVTQPVTCQHCENAPCEQVCPVAATVHSPEGLNDMAYNRCVGTRYCANNCPYKVRRFNFLDFTSHLSKANEELSRLIINPEVTVRSRGVMEKCTFCVQRIQTVKIQAKNEQRPIVDGAIQTACQQACPAGAIQFGDLMDKQSQVSKAHANPRAYAMLAELNVKPRTKYLARIRNPHPELSDGHSTDHGDAHGHTS; translated from the coding sequence GAGAAGACCTACTGGCGAAGTCTGGGAGAACTGGCTGCAACGCCTGAGTTCACAGAGTTTCTGCATCGCGAGTTTCCCGTCGCCGCGTCAGAGTTTCCTCAATCGATGTCGCGTCGACGTTGGTTGCAGTTGATGGGCGCATCGCTGGCCATGGCGGGAATCAGCGGTTGCTGGCAGAAAGAAACGCTGGCTCCCTTTGCGGCGCGGCCCGAAAACCGCATTCCTGGCGTTCCCCAGCGATTTGCCACATCGCTCGAAATGTCCGGATATGCGCGTCCGGTCATCGTGACCGCCTACGACGGTCGTCCGATCAAGATCGAAGGTCATGTCGACCATCCCGCCAGCATGGGCGGGACGGATTCGTTCACGCAGGCGGCCTTGCTGCACTTGTACGATCCGGATCGCAGCCGCGATCCACAGCAGTACGAAGGCAGTGAATGGTTCACTCGGACCTGGGATGACTTTGTCGAGTACTCAAAGGGCGTAATGACCTCGGCCCGCGCAACGGGTGGCAAAGGTGTTCGCGTCATTGCGGAACACAGCTCATCACCCAGCCGATTGCGTCTGGCACAGCAGTTCGCGAAATTGCTGCCCGAAGCAAAGTGGTACGAACACGAGTCCGTGTCGCGCGTCAACGAGCGGCAAGGTGGCAAGCTGGCGTTCGGGCAGAATGTGCGGCCGATTTACGACCTGTCGAAGGCCGATGTGATCCTGGCTCTCGATTCGGATCTGTTCGATTTCCATCCGAACGCGGTCAGCCTGATCCGCAAGTGGTCGGAGCGTCGGGTTCCCGAAGCGGGTCCGATGAACCGCGTGTATGCGGTTGAAAGTCAATTCTCGACGCTTGGTGTCGCCGCGGATCACCGCCTGCCGATCCGGTCCTGTGACATTGCCCACTTCCTGGCGACACTGCAGGAGTCGATTACTGCTCAGGCAAGTGCTGAGAAGGCACCGGTCATCGATCACAGCCACGAAGAGGCGACCACGAAGTTCATTCGCGTCCTGGCGAGCGACCTGATTGCCCATCGCGGCAAGAGCGTGATCGTGGCGGGGCCATCTCAGTCGCCAGAAGTGATTGCGGCGATTTATCGACTCAATGCACAGCTCGGCAATCTCGGTGAAACGGTCACGTTCCTTGCCGAACCCGAATCGACTGCCGTCGACACAATTGATCCGCTGGCCACGCTGGCTGAAGAGATGGAACGTGGCGACGTCGAGACGTTGATCGTGCTGGGCGGTAACCCCGCGTACGAGTCCGCTTCGTTTGCGACCGCCATGGCCAAGGTGAAGCATCGCGTGCGACTTGGTGCCTATGTTGATGAAACCTCGCAGGCTTCGAACTGGCATTTGCCGCGTGCACATCAGATGGAAGTGTGGGGCGACGGCTATTCCTACGATGGCATCCTGACGATTCGTCAGCCGCTGATCGACCCGATCTTCTCCAGCCGCAGTGACGAGCAGTTGCTGGCATTGCTTAATACCGACGAGCAGCCCAGCACGGAAGCGATCACGCGTGCGACGCTGGAATCGATGCTCGCCACAGCCGGGCTCGAAGACAACTGGCGTACGCTGGTGCACGACGGTTTCCTGTCCGACAAGGGTTTGACGAAGGTCACACCGACCGTGGTCGCAACCGCCGGGACGGTGGCCGTTCCGCAGGCGAGTGCTGGGTTGGAAGTGGTCTTCTGTCCGAGCAACAGTACCTACGACGGTCGGTTCGCCAATAACGGCTGGTTGCAGGAGACGCCCGCTCCCCTGACGAAGATGACCTGGCAGAACGCCGCGATTATTGCTCCTGCGACGTCGAAAGAACTGAAGATCAATACGGGCGATGTCGTGCGAGTGACCGTCCGTGGAAAGAATCTCGATCTGCCTGCATACGTGCTTCCAGGACAAGCCAAGAATTCGATTGGTTTGGCGCTGGGGTATGGTCGTACCGCTGCCGGACACGTCGGTGGTGACACAGCCAAGAACATTGCTCCCGTCGGTGCGAACGTTTCGACGTTGCGAGCACGTTCGACGACAACGATCGATCGCGACGTGAAGCTGGTGACGACCGGAAAACACGTCACGCTGGCCATCACTCAGGATCACCACGCAATCGATAAGGTGGGGCTCTCGGAAATCGCCGGGCGAATTGGTGAACTGGTTCGCGAAGGAACCGAAAAGCAATTCGCCGATCATCCCGACTTCGCACAGCACGTCGTGCATCACCCACCGTTGGAATCGCTGTGGGAAGAGCGATCGGCCGAAGGTCATGCATGGGGCATGTCGATCGACCTCAGTCGCTGTATCGGCTGCAACGCCTGTATGGTTGCTTGTCAGTCGGAAAACAATGTCCCCATCGTCGGCCCCGAGCAAGTCTCGAAGGGTCGCGAAATGCACTGGATCCGTGTCGATCGCTACTTTGCAGGCGACATCGATTCGCCGCAGGTGGTGACACAGCCGGTGACCTGTCAGCACTGCGAGAACGCACCGTGTGAACAAGTTTGCCCGGTCGCTGCGACGGTGCACAGTCCCGAAGGGCTGAACGACATGGCGTACAACCGCTGTGTGGGAACGCGGTATTGTGCGAACAACTGCCCTTACAAAGTCCGACGCTTCAACTTCCTCGATTTCACCAGCCATCTCTCGAAGGCGAACGAAGAACTGTCGCGATTGATTATCAATCCGGAAGTGACGGTTCGTAGTCGCGGTGTGATGGAGAAATGCACGTTCTGCGTGCAGCGGATCCAGACAGTCAAGATCCAGGCCAAGAACGAGCAACGTCCGATTGTCGATGGTGCGATTCAGACCGCTTGTCAGCAGGCGTGTCCCGCCGGTGCCATCCAGTTCGGCGATCTGATGGACAAGCAAAGTCAGGTTTCGAAGGCGCACGCGAATCCGCGGGCGTACGCAATGCTGGCTGAACTGAACGTCAAACCACGAACGAAATACCTGGCCCGAATCCGTAATCCGCACCCCGAACTTAGCGATGGGCACTCGACGGATCACGGAGATGCTCACGGTCATACAAGTTGA
- the nrfD gene encoding NrfD/PsrC family molybdoenzyme membrane anchor subunit, which translates to MATVTLDDLNNTTELPGTRAPLVLGGLDNTAVTERICQIAESPKPPLAWYIAFAISSSLTVMLFGLIGYLVTTGVGVWGNNAPVFWAWDIVNFVFWVGIGHAGTLISAILFLFRQHWRTSINRFAEAMTIFAVVCAGIFPSVHVGRVWVIYWLLPVPNQQALWPNFRSPLLWDVFAVSTYATVSLLFWYMGMIPDIATFRDRATSKWRQVLYGVLSLGWTGSARQWHRYEKAYLLLAALATPLVLSVHTVVSFDFAVSQVPGWHTTIFPPYFVAGAVFSGFAMVVTLMVPARAFFGLRDLVTLRHLENMNKIILVTGTMVGYAYAMEFFTAWYSGNRYEQFAFINRAFGPYWWAYWTMVTCNVISPQLFWIKKVRTTPWMMVIVCVFVNIGMWFERFVITVTSLSRDFLPSSWGYYKPTFVDIGMFIGSFGLFFTLFLLFCRFLPIVAMAEVKTVIPANHADHAH; encoded by the coding sequence ATGGCGACTGTCACACTCGACGATCTGAACAACACCACCGAATTGCCAGGCACCCGTGCACCTCTCGTGCTCGGTGGTCTGGACAACACGGCGGTGACCGAACGTATCTGCCAAATCGCAGAATCCCCCAAGCCTCCGCTGGCGTGGTACATCGCCTTTGCGATTTCCAGTTCGCTCACGGTGATGTTGTTCGGGTTGATTGGCTATCTGGTCACGACCGGGGTCGGGGTGTGGGGTAACAATGCCCCGGTGTTCTGGGCATGGGACATTGTTAACTTTGTGTTCTGGGTTGGTATCGGCCACGCCGGAACGCTGATTTCCGCGATTTTGTTCCTGTTCCGCCAGCACTGGCGTACGAGTATCAATCGTTTCGCCGAGGCCATGACGATTTTCGCCGTAGTATGTGCGGGGATCTTCCCCAGCGTTCACGTCGGTCGTGTGTGGGTGATCTACTGGTTGTTGCCCGTGCCAAACCAACAAGCGCTTTGGCCGAACTTCCGCAGCCCACTGCTGTGGGACGTGTTCGCCGTTTCGACATATGCCACCGTTTCGTTGCTGTTCTGGTACATGGGGATGATCCCGGATATTGCGACGTTCCGCGATCGTGCTACTTCAAAGTGGCGACAAGTCCTGTACGGTGTCCTGTCACTCGGATGGACCGGATCGGCTCGTCAGTGGCACCGCTATGAAAAGGCCTATCTGTTGCTGGCTGCCTTGGCCACACCGCTCGTGCTTAGTGTGCATACCGTCGTGAGTTTCGACTTCGCCGTTTCTCAAGTGCCAGGCTGGCACACCACGATCTTCCCGCCGTACTTCGTTGCGGGGGCCGTGTTCAGCGGATTCGCGATGGTGGTGACACTGATGGTTCCTGCCCGGGCTTTCTTCGGGCTGCGAGACCTGGTCACGCTGCGTCACCTCGAGAACATGAACAAGATCATTCTCGTGACCGGCACAATGGTGGGATATGCGTATGCGATGGAGTTCTTCACTGCCTGGTATAGCGGCAATCGCTACGAACAGTTTGCGTTTATCAATCGTGCCTTTGGTCCTTACTGGTGGGCCTACTGGACGATGGTGACGTGTAACGTGATCAGCCCACAGTTGTTCTGGATCAAGAAGGTCCGCACGACGCCCTGGATGATGGTGATCGTCTGTGTTTTCGTGAACATCGGCATGTGGTTTGAACGGTTCGTGATCACAGTCACGTCACTCAGCCGCGATTTCCTGCCATCGAGCTGGGGTTACTACAAACCGACATTCGTCGACATCGGCATGTTCATCGGCAGCTTTGGTCTGTTCTTCACACTGTTCCTGCTGTTCTGCCGATTCCTGCCGATCGTGGCGATGGCCGAAGTCAAGACGGTGATTCCTGCGAACCATGCTGATCACGCCCATTGA